One candidate division KSB1 bacterium genomic region harbors:
- a CDS encoding DUF456 domain-containing protein, translated as MIILEIFGHILFWIVMLVGIAVIPFGIPGTFVIVANALVFAWLTDFSEVTWKFLGLLLLIAVAVEVLEFFIGAATAGKYGASKLGMLGAIVGGFLGAIWGTGIAPLLGTLLGAFAGAFAGATLFEYINTKDFEKSLRVGFGAFLGTVGGKLTKIAVAVAMVVMVGFQVF; from the coding sequence ATGATCATTCTCGAAATCTTCGGACACATTCTTTTTTGGATTGTCATGCTTGTGGGTATTGCTGTCATACCTTTTGGCATTCCGGGAACATTTGTAATTGTCGCCAACGCTCTTGTTTTTGCCTGGCTGACTGATTTTTCAGAAGTGACCTGGAAGTTTTTAGGACTTCTGCTGCTGATCGCCGTCGCGGTCGAGGTTCTGGAATTTTTCATTGGCGCCGCCACCGCCGGAAAATACGGCGCTTCAAAATTGGGCATGCTTGGCGCAATTGTCGGTGGATTCTTAGGCGCCATCTGGGGTACAGGGATTGCTCCCCTTTTAGGAACGCTTTTAGGCGCATTTGCCGGTGCATTCGCGGGCGCGACATTGTTTGAATACATTAACACAAAAGATTTCGAGAAATCTTTGCGAGTAGGATTTGGCGCGTTTCTTGGAACGGTCGGCGGCAAACTCACGAAAATAGCCGTGGCCGTGGCCATGGTGGTGATGGTTGGGTTTCAGGTTTTTTAG
- a CDS encoding DUF4350 domain-containing protein produces MRTSGFILAIVLTALNLQAQQVGDPDFDPTLQSPVYEKGTGPALFIDEARNNFHTLNGRYKSFAKLLQKDGYNLKVFAEEFSETGLENAKILVIANALHESNIEDWILPNPSAFTRDEIAAVADWVKEGGSLFLIADHMPCPGAAADLAAAFGFEFNNGFAFDTTRQANDFFTRENKTLKSNSITNGRNEAEKIDSVVSFTGQAFKIPEAAEPLLVLNSNFISSMPDTAWVFREDTPRIPVGGWSQGAFMKFGKGRLAVFGEAAMFTAQVSGKSKRKMGMNHPAAKQNAQFFLNVIHWLDGLIE; encoded by the coding sequence TTGAGAACGTCTGGTTTTATTTTGGCTATTGTCCTGACCGCGCTGAACCTGCAAGCCCAGCAGGTAGGCGATCCGGATTTTGATCCGACACTTCAATCACCGGTATATGAAAAAGGCACCGGCCCAGCTCTATTTATCGACGAAGCACGCAACAATTTTCACACCTTGAATGGACGTTACAAATCATTTGCAAAACTGCTGCAAAAAGACGGCTACAATTTAAAAGTTTTTGCAGAGGAGTTTTCAGAGACCGGCTTGGAAAATGCCAAAATTCTGGTCATTGCAAATGCGCTTCACGAAAGTAATATTGAGGACTGGATCCTGCCTAACCCTTCTGCCTTCACAAGGGATGAAATTGCCGCGGTAGCCGATTGGGTCAAAGAAGGCGGGTCTTTATTTTTAATCGCGGATCATATGCCCTGTCCTGGAGCTGCAGCCGATTTGGCGGCTGCTTTCGGATTTGAGTTTAATAATGGCTTTGCCTTTGATACCACCCGGCAGGCAAACGACTTCTTCACTCGTGAAAACAAGACCCTTAAATCTAATAGCATTACAAATGGCAGAAACGAGGCCGAGAAAATAGACTCGGTCGTATCCTTTACCGGCCAGGCCTTCAAAATTCCGGAGGCAGCTGAACCCTTGCTGGTCCTTAATTCAAATTTCATTTCAAGCATGCCGGATACGGCCTGGGTCTTTCGGGAAGATACGCCGAGAATTCCTGTTGGTGGTTGGTCACAGGGTGCGTTTATGAAATTTGGCAAAGGCCGTTTAGCGGTATTTGGCGAAGCCGCCATGTTCACAGCCCAGGTTTCTGGAAAAAGCAAAAGGAAAATGGGCATGAATC